From Bacteroidota bacterium, the proteins below share one genomic window:
- a CDS encoding Nif3-like dinuclear metal center hexameric protein gives MAVTIGDVAQCLESFAPLRYQESYDNAGLLVGDRNQPVNGVLICLDSTEAVLEEAIRHGCNLIIAHHPIVFSGLKRFTGASYIERVVMGAIRNNIAIYAAHTNLDNVQDGVNARIAARIGLLDTRILSPKKGLLRKLVTFVPHAQADHVREAMFQAGAGHIGEYDNCSFNVEGTGTFRGGAGTNPAVGKPGENHREPETRIELIFPAYRESAILKALFSAHPYEEVAYDIYSLENHYNEVGSGLIGRLPEPMDGRNFLLDLKKRMGAEVVRHTQLLDRKVQKIAVCGGSGSFLLNDARRQGADVLVTADFKYHQFFDAEGDIIIADIGHYESEQFTGELFRDLILKNFTTFAVRLTEVRTNPVYYL, from the coding sequence ATGGCCGTTACGATCGGAGATGTTGCGCAATGCCTGGAATCCTTCGCCCCGCTGCGGTATCAGGAAAGTTACGACAATGCCGGATTACTGGTTGGTGATCGGAACCAGCCCGTCAATGGCGTCTTGATTTGCCTCGATAGTACCGAGGCTGTTCTGGAGGAAGCGATCCGGCACGGATGTAATCTGATCATTGCACATCACCCGATTGTCTTCTCCGGCTTGAAACGATTTACCGGCGCGTCCTACATCGAACGAGTCGTAATGGGCGCGATCCGGAACAACATCGCGATCTATGCTGCGCATACCAACCTCGATAATGTGCAGGATGGCGTGAACGCACGGATTGCCGCACGGATCGGTTTGCTCGATACCCGGATCCTCTCACCAAAGAAGGGTTTACTCAGGAAGCTGGTCACCTTCGTTCCCCATGCACAGGCAGATCATGTTCGCGAGGCAATGTTTCAGGCCGGCGCCGGGCACATTGGAGAATACGATAACTGCAGTTTCAATGTGGAAGGCACAGGCACCTTTCGGGGCGGAGCGGGGACCAATCCGGCGGTTGGAAAGCCTGGTGAAAACCACCGCGAGCCCGAAACACGGATTGAGCTCATCTTTCCCGCATACCGGGAATCAGCGATTTTAAAAGCACTCTTCTCAGCGCATCCGTACGAGGAAGTCGCTTACGACATTTATTCGCTTGAAAATCATTATAATGAAGTTGGGTCAGGGCTTATTGGCCGTCTTCCGGAACCCATGGATGGCCGCAATTTTCTTCTGGATTTGAAAAAAAGGATGGGAGCGGAGGTTGTCCGGCATACGCAGCTTTTGGATCGAAAAGTCCAAAAAATAGCCGTTTGCGGTGGTTCCGGTAGTTTTTTGTTGAATGATGCCCGTCGGCAGGGTGCGGATGTGCTGGTGACAGCCGACTTCAAATACCACCAATTCTTTGATGCTGAAGGAGATATAATCATTGCCGACATTGGCCATTACGAAAGCGAACAGTTTACCGGGGAGCTGTTTCGGGACCTGATTCTGAAGAATTTTACTACCTTTGCCGTCCGCTTGACGGAAGTGCGGACGAATCCGGTTTATTACCTCTAA
- a CDS encoding tetratricopeptide repeat protein yields MRRSLLAILLLLTGFSARANFEFNEKVSEAYTSIIRLRLDQGQQLLRDEKFRHPGNRIVILYENYIDFLKAFISENEIAFLELKKRSTQRLKQLDESSSGEQSPWYLYAKAEIIVQEALLRVKFREHVTAANQMRKAWKLIERNEALYPTFVLNRKLSGFLHTVVGAVPKEYHWLVDLAGMEGTIPQGVEELNTLLRMLQGSELEPYREEILFYLGNIRLSFYSGNDPDEGLLSQLDPYVFWSPLLRYSTVSIRMRAGRNDDALQLLTRHYPDTFTYAFPFLTYKRGLARLRKLDLGAESDFRAFLNQYKGMNYVRAAWQKLAWIQLLKGDPDGYRQVIQTCRTTGDQLVDEDKEAFSEALGGDPPNKLLLRARLLFDGGYYDEAQDVIAGKPIDSFPRYRDQLEVTYRLARILQRQGQEAKAIEYYETTLKNGASARYYFAANSALSLGNLYEEKGDLQRALTYYQRCLALDHHEYQNSIDQKAQAGLDRIAEALEKQ; encoded by the coding sequence ATGCGTCGTTCGCTGCTCGCCATCCTCTTGCTGCTCACCGGATTTTCGGCCAGGGCCAACTTTGAGTTCAATGAAAAGGTCAGCGAAGCGTATACTTCCATCATCCGGTTGCGCCTCGATCAGGGTCAGCAACTGCTGCGCGACGAAAAATTCCGGCATCCCGGAAACCGTATCGTTATCCTGTATGAGAATTACATCGACTTTCTGAAAGCGTTCATTTCGGAGAATGAGATCGCCTTTCTTGAGCTCAAGAAAAGGAGCACGCAACGCTTAAAACAGCTCGATGAATCCTCTTCCGGCGAGCAATCGCCCTGGTACTTGTATGCCAAGGCGGAGATCATCGTACAGGAAGCCCTTTTGCGTGTGAAGTTTCGGGAGCATGTTACCGCTGCCAATCAGATGCGAAAGGCCTGGAAACTGATCGAGCGTAACGAAGCGCTCTATCCGACTTTCGTTCTCAACCGCAAACTTTCCGGTTTTCTGCATACGGTGGTCGGTGCCGTACCGAAAGAATATCACTGGCTGGTCGACCTGGCCGGAATGGAAGGCACCATTCCGCAAGGCGTGGAAGAGCTGAATACCCTGCTGCGCATGCTGCAGGGATCGGAACTGGAACCATACCGGGAGGAGATCCTCTTCTACCTGGGGAACATCCGCCTGTCGTTTTATTCGGGCAACGATCCGGATGAAGGATTGCTCAGTCAATTGGATCCCTATGTGTTCTGGAGCCCGCTGCTGCGCTATTCTACCGTAAGCATCCGCATGCGCGCCGGAAGGAACGATGACGCGCTGCAATTGCTTACCCGACATTATCCTGACACCTTTACCTATGCGTTCCCGTTTCTGACCTATAAGCGAGGCCTGGCCCGCTTGCGCAAACTTGACCTGGGAGCAGAATCCGATTTCCGTGCTTTTCTGAACCAGTACAAAGGCATGAACTACGTTCGCGCCGCCTGGCAGAAGCTGGCTTGGATACAGTTGCTCAAAGGAGATCCGGACGGTTATCGGCAGGTGATCCAAACCTGCAGAACCACGGGCGACCAGTTGGTAGATGAAGATAAAGAAGCCTTCAGTGAGGCGCTCGGCGGAGACCCGCCCAACAAGTTGTTGCTCCGTGCCCGCCTGCTCTTCGACGGCGGTTATTATGACGAGGCGCAAGACGTGATTGCCGGTAAGCCGATCGATAGTTTCCCGCGGTATCGTGACCAGTTGGAAGTGACGTATCGTCTGGCTCGTATCTTACAACGACAGGGACAAGAAGCAAAAGCGATCGAGTATTACGAGACCACGCTCAAGAACGGTGCTTCGGCTCGTTATTATTTTGCCGCGAACAGCGCGCTTTCGCTCGGTAATCTCTACGAAGAGAAAGGTGACCTGCAGCGCGCCCTAACTTATTATCAGCGTTGCCTCGCCCTGGATCACCACGAGTACCAAAACAGCATTGATCAAAAAGCCCAGGCAGGGCTGGATCGGATCGCGGAGGCGCTGGAGAAGCAATAG